From one Mytilus trossulus isolate FHL-02 chromosome 10, PNRI_Mtr1.1.1.hap1, whole genome shotgun sequence genomic stretch:
- the LOC134688309 gene encoding T-complex protein 11-like protein 1 encodes MEGQDDDKLNNSIDGEFTSDQDELNKSTASTSSEPEAEKKRRTQTPSPHRYPPAFVNVPASPPKFMSLDEIMAAAAGVKNMSLAHEIAVDANFKLEKLEPSENSIQKKVKEVVHKAFWDAFQEKLNEDPPELGHAVVLIQEVKENLLALLLPQHVRLKTQINEVLDIELIQQKLENNAFDIYYYSDYIVGILAKLCSPARDDHIAKLKEIKDIIPLFQEIFAMLDLMKMDMANFTIQQIRPYLQQQSMEYEKTKFEEFLKTQRESGIDGLELTKIWLKKSFDALKDQAAEEGATSPAMLTPAAIVNEGYVSLLSWDENQLFPETLVMDQGRFTDVGDKIHSLTLLASILLVTYSTVGAPIAGLQKLKEKLKSEIMVILDGTEQKDLPSMMSNVAEQVNKNVNEYMSEHGFHPREETQQTALSGQITSLSTREHPVYKVMYKRIRDFILHIISQRHSGPLKVPPGFSVVEIELGKICGQFLRLISHNRATFSSYYTDIANELMQIQMEDLSPRG; translated from the exons ATGGAAGGGCAAGATGATGATAAATTAAACAATTCTATAGACGGTGAATTTACGTCTGATCAAGATGAACTTAACAAGTCTACAGCAAGTACAAGCAGTGAACCAGAAGCTGAGAAGAAAAGAAGAACACAGACCCCAAGTCCTCACAGATATCCACCAGCTTTTGTTAATGTACcag CATCCCCACCAAAGTTCATGAGTTTAGATGAGATAATGGCTGCAGCAGCTGGAGTAAAGAACATGTCATTGGCACATGAAATAGCTGTTGATGCTAACTTCAAGTTGGAGAAATTAGAACCTTCAGAAAATAG tATTCAAAAAAAAGTGAAGGAAGTTGTACACAAAGCATTCTGGGATGCATTCCAGGAAAAGTTAAACGAAGATCCCCCAGAGTTAGGACATGCTGTTGTGTTAATACAGGAAGTTAAAGAA aatttactTGCTCTACTACTGCCACAACATGTTAGATTGAAAACACAGATCAATGAAGTCCTAGATATTGAACTTATACaacaaaaattagagaataatgcatttgatatttattattactCAGACTATATAGTTGGTATACTGGCAAAGCTGTGTTCACCAGCAAGAGATGATCATATTGCCAAACTTAAAGAGATTAAAGATATTATACCTTTGTTTCA AGAAATATTTGCTATGTTAGATTTAATGAAGATGGATATGGCTAACTTTACTATACAACAAATACGACCATATCTTCAACAGCAGTCCATGGAATATGAAAAGACCAAATTTGAAGAGTTTTTGAAAACTCAGAGAG AGAGTGGGATTGATGGTCTAGAACTTACAAAAATTTGGTTGAAGAAAAGTTTTGATGCATTAAAAGATCAAGCTGCAGAAGAAGGTGCGACATCACCAGCCATGCTGACTCCAGCGGCCATTGTTAATGAAGGTTATGTTTCTCTTCTGTCATGGGATGAAAACCAACTATTTCCTGAG acaTTAGTGATGGACCAAGGAAGGTTTACAGATGTAGGAGATAAAATACACAGTCTGACACTACTGGCTTCCATACTCTTAGTAACATACAGTACTGTGGGTGCTCCTATAGCAGGATTACAAAAACTTAAGGAGAAGCTCAAGTCAGAAATAATGGTTATACTGGATGGTACTGAGCAAAA AGATTTACCGAGTATGATGAGTAACGTAGCTGAACAAGTGAACAAAAATGTCAATGAGTATATGTCTGAACATGGATTCCACCCTCGGGAAGAGACCCAACAAACAGCTTTATCTGGTCAGATAACAAGTTTATCTACCAGAGAACATCCAGTTTATAAAGTCATGT acaaAAGAATAAGAGACTTTATTTTACACATTATATCACAAAGACATTCTGGGCCTTTGAAAGTGCCACCAGGGTTTTCTGTGGTGGAAATTGAACTTGGCAAAATTTGTGGTCAATTCTTAAGACTAATTTCACATAACAGGGCAACATTTAGTAGCTATTATACTGACATTGCCAATGAACTAATGCAAATACAAATGGAGGACTTATCCCCCAGAGGATGA